In the genome of Cheilinus undulatus linkage group 6, ASM1832078v1, whole genome shotgun sequence, one region contains:
- the hells gene encoding lymphoid-specific helicase — MSCVNEETRSVSPHCPKPDESQEPLGTAMETGAAEDAGVKNESMASEVVITKEMEEEEKQAMEEGERKEKEMIEKARESWQRDSQDMRFKRLQHLLQKSNIYSKFLLTKMEQQQNEEKLRKEKNEKKAKKSTKAGEPEKVDKKKRRRDDDYKIADVMSKEEIMSQSKKAKTEESDETPAQKKLEAEDIEKMSDSNQDIKNRLSEAVRDNAKHLLHPHRKVNGQPVPAQQPQLFTGGVMRWYQIEGIEWLRMLWENGINGILADEMGLGKTIQCIAHIAMMIEKKVMGPFLVVAPLSTLPNWINEFKRFTPEVSVLLYHGPQAERAKLIKQIRRPQGSLNMCPVVVTSFEISMIDRKFLQRYQWKYLIVDEGHRIKNLNCRLVRELKLLQTDNKLLLTGTPLQNNLAELWSLLNFLLPEVFDDLKSFESWFDIDSLGEAENVVAAEREQNILSMLHQILTPFLLRRLKTDVTLEVPPKKEIIVYAPLAPKQEAFYTAVVNKTIAKMLGQEKTEAPVTLTPSGRPKRRSRKVVDYTETDGDTPYDLEKYLERVRKEQEQSSSPVLDVQCPLDAQINLKLQNILMLLKRCCNHPYLVEYPLDPATQEFKIDEQLVQSSGKFLILDRLLPALKARGHKVLIFSQMTSILDILMDYCYLRGFQYSRLDGSMSYADRDENMTKFSKDSEVFLFLLSTRAGGLGINLTAADTVIIFDSDWNPQADLQAQDRCHRIGQTKPVVVYRLVTANTIDQKILERASAKRKLEQMVIHKNKFKGGKADLNQSKSCIDLDELMELLKARGTEKEVKASRGKVISDKDLEALLDRSDLMNKDKGSIKKEKVGVFRVIEAKESSEITLT, encoded by the exons ATGAGCTG TGTGAACGAAGAAACTCGGAGTGTCTCCCCTCATTGCCCCAAACCAGACGAGTCTCAGGAGCCGCTGGGGACAGCCATGGAGACCGGAGCTGCTGAGG ATGCTGGCGTAAAAAACGAGAGTATGGCGTCTGAAGTGGTCATCACGAAAGaaatggaggaagaggagaagcaGGCGATGGAGGAAGgggagaggaaagaaaaggagatgatTGAAAAG GCCCGGGAATCATGGCAGAGGGATTCCCAGGACATGCGTTTCAAGAGGCTGCAGCATTTGCTTCAGAAGAGTAATATCTACTCCAAGTTCCTGCTGACTAAAATGGAGCAACAGCAGAATGAG GAGAAACTTAGgaaggagaaaaatgaaaagaaggCCAAGAAG AGCACCAAAGCTGGAGAGCCTGAGAAAG ttgataaaaagaagaggaggagggacgACGACTACAAAATAGCAGATGTCATGTCAAAAGAA GAAATCATGTCTCAGTCAAAGAAAGCAAAGACAGAAGAATCg GATGAAACACCAGCTCAAAAGAAACTAGAAGCCGAGGACATTGAGAAGATGAGCGATTCCAACCAGGACATCAAGAACCGTCTGTCAGAGGCAGTGAGAGACAACGCCAAGCATCTCCTTCATCCTCACAGGAAGGTCAACGGCCAGCCGGTCCCTGCCCAGCAGCCTCAGTTATTCACCGGAGGGGTCATGAGGTGGTACCAGATCGAAGGCATAGAGTGGCTGAGG ATGCTCTGGGAGAACGGCATCAACGGGATTCTTGCCGATGAGATGGGTCTGGGAAAGACCATCCAGTGCATCGCTCACATTGCCATGATGATAGAAAAGAAAGTAATGGGGCCCTTCCTGGTGGTGGCCCCTCTCTCCACTCTGCCCAACTGGATCAATGAATTCAAACGCTTCACACCAGAG GTGTCTGTGCTTCTTTACCACGGCCCTCAGGCAGAGAGAGCCAAGCTAATAAAGCAGATCCGCCGGCCTCAGGGGTCCCTCAATATGTGTCCAGTAGTCGTCACCTCCTTTGAGATCTCCATGATTGACAGGAAGTTCCTACAG CGCTACCAGTGGAAGTACCTGATCGTGGACGAAGGCCACAGAATCAAAAACCTCAACTGTCGGCTGGTTAGGGAGCTGAAGCTGCTGCAGACTGACAACAAACTGCTGCTGACGGGAACGCCGCTGCAGAACAACCTCGCTGAGCTCTGGTCCCTCCTCAACTTCCTGCTGCCAGAAGTCTTCGATGACCTCAAGAG CTTTGAGTCCTGGTTTGACATTGACTCCCTCGGTGAGGCTGAGAACGTGGTGGCTGCTGAGCGCGAGCAGAACATCCTGAGTATGCTGCACCAG ATTCTGACCCCGTTCCTGCTGAGGAGGCTGAAGACAGACGTGACTCTGGAGGTTCCTCCAAAGAAAGAGATCATTGTTTACGCCCCCCTCGCACCCAAACAGGAGGCCTTTTACACCGCTGTGGTTAACAAGACCATCGCCAAGATGTTGGGTCAGGAAAAG aCAGAGGCTCCTGTAACGCTGACACCAAGTGGCAGGCCGAAGCGTCGCAGTAGAAAGGTGGTGGACTACACAGAAACGGATGGAGACACGCCGTATGACCTGGAGAAATATCTGGAGAGGGTCCGTAAGGAGCAAGAGCAGAG CTCCTCTCCAGTTCTGGACGTCCAGTGTCCTCTGGATGCACAGATCAACCTGAAGCTGCAGAACATCCTCATGCTGCTGAAGAGATGTTGTAACCACCCATACCTGGTGGAGTACCCCCTGGATCCAGCCACTCAGGAATTCAAG ATCGATGAGCAGCTGGTGCAGAGCTCTGGGAAGTTCCTCATTCTGGACAGACTGCTGCCTGCACTGAAGGCACGAGGACACaag GTTCTGATCTTCAGTCAGATGACGTCCATCTTGGATATTCTGATGGATTACTGCTACCTGCGGGGCTTCCAGTACAGCCGGCTGGACGGCAGCATGTCGTATGCAGACAGAGATGAAAAT ATGACAAAGTTCTCCAAAGACTCGGAGGTCTTCCTGTTCCTGCTGAGCACCAGAGCAGGAGGACTCGGGATCAACCTGACGGCTGCCGACACCGTCATCATCTTTGACAGCGACTGG AACCCCCAGGCAGACCTGCAGGCTCAGGACCGCTGTCACCGTATCGGGCAGACCAAACCAGTGGTGGTGTACCGTCTGGTCACAGCCAACACCATCGACCAGAAGATTCTGGAGAGAGCCTCAGCCAAGAGGAAGCTGGAGCAGATGGTCATCCATAAGA ACAAGTTTAAAGGAGGGAAGGCCGATCTGAACCAAAGTAAAAGCTGCATCGATCTGGACGAGCTGATGGAGCTGCTCAAAGCCAGAGGCACTGAGAA AGAGGTGAAAGCATCACGAGGGAAAGTGATCAGCGACAAGGACCTGGAGGCTTTACTGGATCGTAGTGATTTAATGA ACAAAGACAAAGGGAGCATAAAGAAGGAGAAGGTGGGAGTCTTCAGAGTGATCGAAGCCAAAGAGTCATCAGAGATCACGCTGACCTGA